A stretch of the Lactuca sativa cultivar Salinas chromosome 9, Lsat_Salinas_v11, whole genome shotgun sequence genome encodes the following:
- the LOC111878672 gene encoding zinc finger BED domain-containing protein RICESLEEPER 2-like — protein sequence MDPLSPMKGMGVETGVRIDNPSLQSVHGMDHTTTPNEDKTSQIPNENESVREENKEIGEDEPSRCDVDSMPPLIGPDTKYDENKMREAIANWILSTEQPFATVEDAMFVKMMKTATPLFEKVSRVTITSDYFKVYEHEKKRLKALTKVASKISLTTDCWKSSHQKIEYMVITAHFVDHNWRLQKYVLSFEHVHPPHTTVDIIDGIYKYLQEWEIKDKIFTISVDNIAYNDKALRRLKENFSRVRKLSCGGILFRIRCCAHILNLLVKDGLAIIEHIIRDVREGIKYMNNLEGRCLNFSKAAHQMHILDRKLMLDVPTRWYSTYDMLCMTLKFKDAFPRYVEYEPHFHHLPTHEDWENVQSVCENLKFFKVCTNIISGSDYPTANLYVIECIE from the exons ATGGACCCATTAAGTCCAATGAAAGGAATGGGAGTTGAAACAGGTGTTAGGATTGATAATCCGTCATTACAATCAGTACATGGTATGGATCACACAACCACTCCTAATGAAGATAAAACAAGTCAAATTCCTAATGAAAATGAAAGTGTGAGAGAAGAAAATAAGGAAATTGGTGAAGATGAA CCTAGCAGGTGTGATGTGGATTCTATGCCACCATTGATCGGACCTGATACAAAATATGATGAAAACAAGATGAGGGAGGCCATAGCTAATTGGATACTTAGTACTGAGCAACCGTTTGCTACTGTGGAAGATgccatgtttgtgaaaatgatgaaGACAGCTACTCCATTGTTTGAGAAAGTAAGCAGAGTTACAATTACATCAGACTATTTTAAGGTATACGAGCATGAGAAGAAAAGGTTGAAAGCCCTTACAAAAGTTGCCTCTAAAATCAGTTTAACAACTGATTGTTGGAAGTCCTCGCATCAGAAAATTGAGTATATGGTTATTACTGCACACTTTGTAGATCATAATTGGAG ATTACAGAAATATGTATTAAGTTTTGAACATGTTCATCCTCCTCATACTACGGTTGATATTATTGATGGTATTTACAAGTATTTGCAAGAGTGGGAAATTAAAGATAAGATTTTCACCATCTCTGTTGACAACATAGCTTATAATGACAAAGCATTAAGAAGATTGAAAGAAAATTTTTCCCGAGTAAGAAAACTTTCATGTGGTGGTATATTGTTTCGTATACGGTGTTGTGCACACATATTGAATCTTCTAGTGAAAGATGGTCTTGCAATAATTGAGCATATCATCAGGGATGTTCGTGAGGGTATAAAGTATATGAACAATTTGGAGGGTAGATGTCTAAATTTTTCAAAAGCTGCACATCAAATGCACATACTTGATCGGAAACTAATGCTTGATGTTCCAACACGATGGTATTCAACCTATGATATGTTGTGCATGACTTTAAAGTTCAAAGATGCTTTCCCAAG GTATGTAGAGTATGAACCACATTTTCATCACTTGCCAACTCACGAAGATTGGGAAAATGTTCAAAGCGTATGTGAAAATTTGAAGTTTTTTAAG GTGTGCACGAATATCATCTCGGGCAGTGATTATCCTACTGCTAATTTATATGTAATTGAGTGTATAGAGTAA